In Ruminococcaceae bacterium BL-4, one DNA window encodes the following:
- a CDS encoding MATE family efflux transporter — translation MGKDKSIEKNSSMADVNQYLFNRRTLIALILPLVAEQLLSILEGLADSLMIASVGEAAVSGVSLVDSIMVLVNLIFSAMAAGGAVVAGQYLGQKNEEKADESARQLMWVMLALSIIVTALLYLCRWFILHVVFGQIDENVMYNADVYLLIVAASVPFIALYNGGAAIFRAMGDSKTSMRVSLLMNIINVIGNALLIFEFHRGTEGVAIPTLVSRMVAAFLMLFLLKKPGRTISIPTDTSYRPDWKIIKNILRIGIPNGLENGMFQLGKIIILSLVSTFGTYSIAANAVGNTIGNFQTMSGMAMSLAVVTVISQCMGAGDVKQARYYVKKLMKITYLFMDVFGILILLGLPFVMKVYGLSQEATNAATLLLTIHGVSAMLIWPLSFTLPNVFRAAGDVKFSMIVSTASMWIFRIIFSYVFGQYLGFGVVGVWAAMIVDWICRISFFVPHYFRGKWTSYKAV, via the coding sequence TTGGGAAAAGATAAATCTATAGAAAAAAATTCTTCCATGGCTGATGTTAATCAATATTTATTTAATCGTCGTACTCTGATTGCATTGATTTTGCCTTTAGTGGCGGAACAGCTCCTGTCAATTTTGGAAGGGCTTGCAGATTCACTTATGATTGCAAGTGTAGGCGAGGCAGCTGTTTCAGGAGTTTCGCTGGTAGACAGTATTATGGTCCTTGTAAACTTGATCTTTTCTGCGATGGCGGCCGGAGGTGCCGTCGTTGCGGGACAATATCTCGGTCAGAAAAACGAAGAAAAAGCAGATGAATCCGCTCGGCAACTGATGTGGGTTATGCTGGCTTTATCCATCATCGTAACAGCACTTCTGTATTTGTGCAGATGGTTTATTCTTCATGTAGTGTTCGGTCAAATTGACGAGAATGTCATGTATAATGCGGATGTCTATTTATTGATTGTAGCAGCTTCTGTGCCGTTTATTGCTCTTTATAACGGTGGTGCGGCAATTTTTCGCGCGATGGGCGATTCAAAAACTTCTATGCGTGTTTCGCTCCTCATGAATATTATCAACGTGATTGGAAACGCGCTTTTGATTTTTGAATTTCACCGTGGAACTGAGGGCGTTGCAATTCCAACTTTGGTTTCACGTATGGTTGCGGCGTTTTTAATGCTCTTTTTGTTGAAAAAGCCGGGCAGAACTATTTCGATTCCTACAGACACTTCTTATCGTCCGGATTGGAAGATCATTAAAAATATTCTTCGGATTGGGATTCCAAATGGACTTGAAAACGGAATGTTTCAGCTTGGAAAAATCATTATTTTAAGTTTGGTTTCCACTTTCGGAACTTATTCTATTGCAGCAAATGCAGTGGGCAACACCATTGGAAACTTTCAGACAATGTCGGGGATGGCCATGTCTCTTGCTGTTGTTACCGTGATTTCACAGTGTATGGGAGCAGGCGATGTAAAACAGGCACGTTATTATGTGAAAAAGCTAATGAAAATCACCTACCTTTTCATGGACGTTTTTGGAATCTTGATTTTACTAGGGCTGCCTTTCGTTATGAAAGTTTATGGGCTTTCTCAGGAAGCCACGAATGCAGCAACGCTTCTTTTAACGATTCACGGCGTTTCTGCAATGTTGATCTGGCCTTTGTCATTTACACTTCCCAATGTTTTTCGTGCTGCGGGAGATGTAAAATTCAGTATGATCGTTTCAACAGCTTCTATGTGGATCTTTCGAATCATTTTCAGTTATGTATTTGGACAGTATCTTGGATTTGGCGTAGTCGGTGTGTGGGCAGCGATGATTGTGGACTGGATCTGCCGTATTAGCTTTTTTGTTCCTCACTATTTTCGTGGGAAATGGACTTCTTATAAAGCAGTTTGA
- a CDS encoding YlmC/YmxH family sporulation protein — protein MTCRVFDMRRKEVINIRNGMRLGCVNDVEIDTETANILSLVVYGRLRFFGLFGREEDQIIPWNRITVIGSDTILVDCDLPVLPERRSLFSHKKKETGKKSLY, from the coding sequence ATGACCTGCCGTGTTTTCGATATGCGGAGAAAAGAAGTAATTAATATTCGCAATGGGATGAGACTTGGGTGTGTGAATGATGTGGAAATTGATACGGAGACAGCCAATATCCTTTCATTGGTGGTATATGGACGTTTGCGCTTTTTTGGCCTTTTCGGAAGAGAAGAAGATCAGATCATTCCATGGAATAGAATCACAGTGATCGGCAGCGATACTATTTTAGTGGATTGTGACTTGCCGGTGCTGCCGGAGCGTCGGTCTTTGTTTTCACATAAAAAGAAAGAAACAGGGAAAAAGAGCTTGTACTAA
- the ndoA gene encoding endoribonuclease toxin (Evidence 2a : Function from experimental evidences in other organisms; PubMedId : 15882409, 21763692, 21897862, 22720735, 31075979; Product type e : enzyme) yields MRSVNRFMNVKRGDIFYADLSPVVGSEQGGVRPVLIVQNDVGNRFSPTVIAAAITSQKGKANLPTHIYLDAGDTGLSKDSVVLLEQVRTLDKHRLKEKMGRLDQQSMNQVDQAISVSLGIGGRSRATT; encoded by the coding sequence ATGCGGAGTGTGAATAGATTTATGAATGTCAAGCGGGGAGATATTTTTTACGCAGACCTCAGTCCTGTCGTCGGATCAGAGCAGGGCGGAGTCAGGCCTGTATTGATTGTTCAAAACGATGTCGGAAACCGCTTTAGCCCAACTGTAATTGCGGCAGCGATTACAAGTCAAAAAGGAAAAGCAAATCTTCCGACGCATATTTATCTGGATGCCGGAGATACCGGTCTATCAAAAGACAGTGTGGTCCTTTTGGAACAAGTACGCACTCTTGATAAACACCGATTAAAAGAAAAAATGGGGCGCCTTGATCAACAAAGTATGAATCAGGTGGATCAGGCGATTTCCGTTAGTCTTGGAATCGGAGGACGCAGCAGGGCAACTACATAA
- the sigG gene encoding RNA polymerase sporulation-specific sigma factor (sigma-G) (Evidence 2a : Function from experimental evidences in other organisms; PubMedId : 15187183, 15256570, 16166546, 16497325, 17015665, 21935351, 29702640; Product type f : factor), giving the protein MASAKVEICGVNTAKLQVLTEKQKIELLKKMKAGDPNAREELIKGNLRLVLSVIQRFTNRGENPDDLFQVGCIGLMKAIDHFDINQGVRFSTYGVPMIVGEIRRYLRDNNAIRVSRSLRDTAYKAMQAKERMTASLSREPTIDELSKELGRPREEVVLALGSVVEPVSLYEPVFSDGGDTIYVMDQVGDHNDDNNWLDEIALKQALLDLNNREKKILALRFFKGKTQMEVAQEIGISQAQVSRLEKAALGKIKRNL; this is encoded by the coding sequence ATGGCTTCAGCAAAAGTTGAAATCTGTGGGGTCAATACAGCAAAATTACAGGTGCTTACCGAAAAGCAAAAGATAGAGCTTTTAAAAAAGATGAAAGCGGGCGACCCGAATGCCCGTGAAGAATTGATCAAGGGGAATCTGAGGCTTGTTCTCAGTGTGATTCAGAGATTTACGAACCGTGGAGAAAATCCGGATGATTTGTTTCAGGTTGGATGTATTGGACTAATGAAGGCAATCGACCATTTTGATATTAATCAAGGGGTTCGTTTTTCCACTTATGGAGTACCGATGATCGTGGGAGAGATTCGTCGTTATCTGCGGGATAATAATGCGATTCGGGTATCCCGTTCTCTGCGTGATACCGCCTATAAAGCAATGCAGGCAAAAGAACGCATGACCGCTTCTCTCTCCAGAGAACCAACAATAGACGAGCTGAGCAAAGAACTCGGTCGCCCCCGGGAAGAAGTCGTTTTGGCACTTGGCTCTGTTGTGGAGCCGGTTTCCCTTTATGAGCCGGTATTTTCCGACGGCGGCGATACCATCTATGTAATGGATCAAGTGGGGGATCATAATGATGATAACAACTGGCTGGACGAAATTGCGTTGAAACAGGCGCTTCTTGACTTAAATAATCGGGAAAAGAAAATCCTTGCTCTGCGATTTTTTAAAGGAAAGACGCAGATGGAGGTTGCGCAGGAAATTGGAATTTCTCAAGCACAGGTATCGCGTTTGGAAAAAGCCGCTCTTGGAAAAATCAAAAGAAATTTATGA
- a CDS encoding putative cysteine protease YvpB (Evidence 3 : Putative function from multiple computational evidences), whose amino-acid sequence MENHHDYCNQKNRKQIPVLIAVACCCIGILVACMQFGVFNLKKSVENSASNEEVLSEEPSETSSEEQTSDFSPGNISWGKDENGAYLNVPYLNQDDLLPSGCELVSSLMMMEYYHYSYTVDDIIDNLDMGNLSEINDSNYDYAGPSPEECFVGNPLNGDGFGCFPPVIQKMMNRLLKGGQQAVDTSGESLDDLAKQYLDQGKPVLIWTTISWGAAYPSDTWLLTEPGVYSIPEEDVSSSLITDRTYTWPANEHCVVFVGYDEDNFYFNDPYADSGMVAYSKDQANQCYKTMGYRSLAVE is encoded by the coding sequence ATGGAAAATCATCATGATTACTGCAATCAGAAGAATCGAAAACAAATTCCAGTGCTGATTGCAGTTGCTTGCTGTTGCATCGGAATTCTTGTTGCATGTATGCAATTTGGAGTTTTTAATCTAAAAAAATCAGTAGAAAATTCAGCTTCGAATGAGGAGGTACTTTCAGAAGAACCTTCGGAAACATCTTCTGAAGAACAAACAAGTGATTTTTCCCCGGGAAATATTTCCTGGGGAAAAGATGAAAATGGAGCGTACCTGAATGTTCCATATTTGAATCAAGATGATTTGCTGCCTTCCGGCTGTGAATTAGTCAGCTCTTTGATGATGATGGAGTATTATCATTATTCTTATACAGTAGATGATATCATTGATAATCTTGATATGGGGAACCTCTCGGAAATTAATGATTCAAATTATGATTATGCCGGACCCAGCCCGGAGGAGTGTTTTGTGGGGAATCCTTTAAATGGAGATGGATTCGGGTGTTTCCCACCGGTGATTCAAAAAATGATGAATCGGCTTTTAAAGGGTGGGCAGCAAGCAGTTGATACCAGCGGAGAAAGCCTCGATGATCTCGCAAAACAATATCTGGATCAGGGAAAACCAGTCCTGATTTGGACAACTATATCATGGGGGGCTGCATATCCATCTGATACTTGGCTTTTGACGGAACCCGGTGTCTATTCGATTCCGGAAGAAGATGTTTCTTCCAGCCTGATCACGGATCGGACTTATACATGGCCCGCTAATGAGCATTGCGTAGTCTTTGTTGGCTATGATGAAGACAATTTTTATTTTAATGATCCATATGCGGACAGTGGAATGGTTGCCTATTCTAAAGATCAGGCGAACCAGTGTTACAAAACAATGGGATATCGTAGTCTTGCTGTGGAATAA
- the sigE gene encoding RNA polymerase sporulation-specific sigma-29 factor (sigma-E) (Evidence 2a : Function from experimental evidences in other organisms; PubMedId : 1581961, 7708009, 8464402, 15187183, 20802044; Product type f : factor), with product MELLAEIRKIIFSLLKGHVHYINGPETLPPPLSKTEEAKVMQDIMDGKPNAREPLITHNLRLVVYIAKKFESPNANVEDLISIGTIGLIKAVNTFCPERKIKLATYASRCIENEILMYLRKSSQLRCEVSIDDPLNVDWDGNELLLSDILGSESDLVSGGVEQEAEKRMLLAAVQGLVPREREIMELRFGLNHHKEHTQKQVADALGISQSYISRLEKKIIQRLRKNLEKVG from the coding sequence ATGGAACTTTTGGCAGAAATCCGAAAAATCATTTTTAGTTTATTAAAAGGGCATGTACATTATATCAATGGACCGGAAACACTGCCTCCGCCGCTCTCAAAAACGGAAGAAGCAAAAGTAATGCAGGACATTATGGATGGAAAACCAAATGCGAGGGAACCGCTTATTACGCATAACCTTCGGCTTGTTGTTTATATTGCAAAAAAGTTTGAATCACCCAACGCGAATGTAGAGGACTTGATCTCAATTGGAACAATTGGACTGATCAAAGCAGTCAATACATTTTGTCCGGAAAGAAAAATTAAACTTGCAACTTATGCATCTCGATGTATTGAAAACGAAATTTTAATGTATCTGCGAAAATCCAGTCAGTTAAGATGTGAAGTCTCTATTGATGATCCGCTTAATGTTGATTGGGACGGCAATGAACTTTTGCTTTCTGACATTTTGGGAAGCGAAAGTGATTTGGTTTCCGGTGGAGTGGAGCAAGAAGCGGAAAAAAGGATGCTTCTTGCGGCGGTACAGGGGTTGGTTCCGCGAGAGCGAGAAATTATGGAACTGCGTTTTGGGCTCAATCATCATAAAGAACATACGCAAAAACAAGTGGCTGATGCATTGGGAATTTCGCAGTCGTATATTTCCAGATTGGAAAAAAAGATCATTCAACGGCTGAGAAAAAATTTAGAAAAAGTTGGATAA
- a CDS encoding tRNA nucleotidyltransferase — protein sequence MDFLIPEEIKKICTSLQSAGFEACLVGGCLRDLLLQKEPHDWDITTSALPKQAEEVLSKEFYCRETGIQHGTITVFADNISAEVTTYRIDGNYSDHRRPDTVVFTRNLTEDLKRRDFTINAMAWDGTLTDPFGGQKDLSAKIIRCVGNPDDRFQEDGLRILRALRFASTLDFFIEPKTAQSIHQNRWLLKSIAMERIYSELLRLICGEGAARILNEYRDVFFVFLPELLPETKCPQNNPYHIYDVWHHTLKALENVPPTPDRRLATLLHDIGKPSCHTTDKNGIDHFHGHGKAGVSLSQAILRRLRCPKKFSDLIVSAVHYHDILYTDDEHLIRRRLQKLGEPLFFLILDLKRGDTAGQNPLYFSRLEDLNRIETHAQKIIAEGNCFSLKQLAVNGNDLLKAGVSPGPQMGKILRFLLEAVMNGQCANTKSELIQYYQTNFFEDDTL from the coding sequence ATGGATTTTTTGATTCCGGAAGAAATCAAAAAGATTTGTACTTCTTTGCAAAGTGCTGGCTTTGAAGCCTGTTTAGTCGGAGGCTGTCTAAGGGATCTTTTGCTCCAAAAAGAGCCCCATGATTGGGATATCACCACCTCTGCCCTCCCAAAACAAGCGGAAGAGGTCCTTTCAAAAGAATTTTATTGCCGGGAAACCGGAATTCAGCATGGAACCATTACCGTATTTGCAGACAACATCTCTGCAGAAGTTACCACCTATCGTATTGATGGAAATTATTCCGATCATCGAAGGCCTGATACTGTTGTCTTCACTCGAAATTTGACTGAAGATTTAAAGCGACGGGATTTCACCATTAATGCTATGGCATGGGATGGAACTCTCACGGACCCTTTTGGCGGACAAAAAGATTTATCCGCTAAAATCATTCGCTGCGTCGGAAATCCTGATGACCGGTTTCAAGAAGATGGTCTTCGAATTTTAAGGGCACTGCGCTTTGCTTCAACTCTTGATTTTTTTATTGAGCCGAAAACTGCACAAAGTATTCATCAAAACCGGTGGCTTTTAAAATCAATCGCAATGGAACGAATTTATTCTGAACTTCTCCGCCTTATTTGCGGAGAGGGCGCGGCACGAATTTTGAACGAATATCGAGACGTATTTTTTGTCTTCCTTCCGGAACTTTTGCCAGAAACGAAATGCCCGCAAAATAATCCTTATCATATTTATGATGTTTGGCATCATACTCTTAAAGCTCTTGAAAACGTTCCCCCTACACCGGATCGACGTTTAGCCACCTTACTCCACGATATTGGAAAGCCTTCCTGTCACACAACCGATAAAAATGGAATTGATCACTTTCATGGTCACGGAAAAGCCGGTGTCAGTTTATCCCAAGCGATTTTACGCCGGTTGCGCTGCCCGAAAAAGTTTTCCGATCTGATCGTTTCCGCCGTACATTACCATGACATTCTTTATACCGACGATGAACATCTGATTCGCCGCCGTCTGCAAAAGCTTGGGGAACCGCTTTTCTTTTTGATTCTAGATTTAAAGCGCGGTGATACTGCTGGGCAAAATCCTCTTTATTTTAGCCGTTTGGAGGATTTAAATCGCATTGAAACCCATGCACAAAAAATTATTGCGGAAGGAAATTGTTTTTCTTTAAAACAATTAGCAGTAAATGGGAATGATCTTTTAAAAGCTGGAGTTTCTCCTGGCCCACAGATGGGAAAGATTCTTCGCTTTTTGCTGGAAGCCGTCATGAATGGTCAATGCGCCAACACAAAATCCGAATTGATTCAGTATTATCAAACCAATTTCTTTGAAGATGATACTCTCTAA
- a CDS encoding protein of unknown function (Evidence 5 : Unknown function), protein MRSQPGDAFSLYGHFKTATLLYHRVCFYSIYELFNYITRLFYLQALKSILG, encoded by the coding sequence ATGCGTTCTCAGCCGGGTGACGCATTCTCTCTTTACGGGCATTTTAAGACCGCTACTTTACTTTATCATCGTGTTTGTTTTTATTCAATTTACGAACTATTTAACTATATCACGCGCCTTTTTTATTTGCAAGCACTTAAAAGCATTTTAGGATAA
- the acpS gene encoding Holo-[acyl-carrier-protein] synthase yields MDAVGIDLCEISRIKESMKRESFCRRILGQREFLELQKRGFPPQSVAASFSAKEAFSKAIGTGLRGFSLCEVELLHRENGAPYLHFSGKAARLAFGKEFMVSVSHTDTLVTVIVIGKETSNGTDFGKIRPFDFKTQSTECQ; encoded by the coding sequence ATGGATGCAGTTGGAATTGATCTCTGCGAGATTTCACGGATTAAAGAATCGATGAAGCGGGAAAGCTTTTGTCGTAGAATCCTTGGGCAAAGAGAATTTTTGGAACTCCAGAAGCGCGGGTTTCCACCCCAAAGCGTTGCGGCTTCCTTTAGTGCGAAAGAAGCTTTTTCTAAAGCGATTGGGACTGGGCTCCGCGGATTTTCTCTTTGCGAAGTAGAGCTGCTGCATCGGGAAAATGGTGCTCCATATCTGCACTTTTCGGGGAAAGCGGCCCGTTTGGCATTTGGAAAAGAATTCATGGTAAGCGTTAGCCATACCGATACTTTGGTAACAGTGATCGTCATCGGAAAGGAGACTTCAAATGGAACTGATTTCGGAAAAATTCGCCCGTTCGATTTTAAAACCCAGAGCACAGAATGCCAATAA
- the nnrD gene encoding ADP-dependent (S)-NAD(P)H-hydrate dehydratase, with amino-acid sequence MELISEKFARSILKPRAQNANKGNFGRLLCICGSYGMAGAAVLCGGGALRCGTGLVDMAVPESIYPIVASRLLEPIYTVYQKNDFSPVESALKRATACVMGCGFSTTYPDRVRTVLKRCQVPLVLDADGLNCIAEEADTILPSLGMPLILTPHPGEMARLTGRTISEVQKNRAELAACYAEKWHAVVVLKGAGTIVASPSGQVLQNPTGNPGMAKGGSGDLLSGMIGAFLAQGAEPFMAASAGVYFHGLAGDFAAKKFSQTAMLPHDLLKELPEIFF; translated from the coding sequence ATGGAACTGATTTCGGAAAAATTCGCCCGTTCGATTTTAAAACCCAGAGCACAGAATGCCAATAAAGGAAATTTTGGAAGACTCCTTTGTATTTGCGGCAGCTATGGAATGGCAGGAGCCGCTGTCCTTTGCGGAGGCGGAGCACTGAGATGCGGAACCGGTTTAGTGGATATGGCGGTGCCGGAATCTATTTATCCGATCGTTGCTTCCAGACTCTTGGAACCAATTTATACGGTTTATCAAAAAAATGATTTTTCTCCGGTTGAATCCGCTTTAAAAAGGGCAACCGCTTGTGTGATGGGGTGTGGATTTTCAACCACATACCCAGATCGGGTTCGAACTGTTTTGAAACGGTGTCAGGTACCTCTTGTTTTAGATGCTGATGGATTAAACTGTATTGCAGAAGAAGCGGATACAATTTTGCCTTCTCTTGGAATGCCTCTTATTTTAACGCCCCACCCGGGAGAAATGGCAAGACTTACCGGGAGAACTATTTCAGAAGTGCAGAAGAATCGAGCAGAACTTGCAGCCTGTTATGCCGAAAAGTGGCATGCAGTGGTCGTCTTAAAAGGAGCCGGGACGATTGTCGCTTCTCCCAGCGGACAAGTCCTTCAGAATCCAACAGGGAACCCCGGTATGGCAAAAGGCGGAAGTGGAGATCTTCTTTCCGGGATGATCGGAGCGTTTCTTGCACAGGGAGCGGAGCCTTTTATGGCGGCTTCGGCAGGTGTTTATTTTCATGGACTTGCCGGAGACTTTGCTGCAAAAAAGTTTTCTCAGACCGCGATGCTTCCGCATGACCTTTTAAAAGAATTGCCGGAGATTTTCTTTTAA
- a CDS encoding Sporulation sigma-E factor-processing peptidase: MQVIYVDVLLGTNLFVDFCLLLLNAKFLHLEPKKGRLILGASVGAVGSLIVLVPTMETWISFIYQLLLAAIITYCAFGFCGRALFLRQLLSFYVMSFAFAGIMLVLWYFLAPKGLFIKNNVVYFDVPPVLFIVLVGVCYFIMRIFHRITGRGAVANIDGTLELSFDGEKRKLRCKVDTGCALKEPFSGLPVIVAERKALPQLPKTPPRPIPFSSVGGDGLMRAWKPSDAQILIGEKEKKLGPCYVAVSDSKLSGGDYEALIPPELLDDFM, encoded by the coding sequence GTGCAGGTAATCTATGTGGATGTTCTTTTGGGAACAAATTTATTTGTAGATTTTTGCCTCCTGCTTTTAAATGCAAAATTTCTGCATTTGGAACCGAAAAAAGGGAGACTGATTTTGGGGGCATCGGTGGGAGCAGTGGGATCTTTAATTGTACTTGTTCCTACGATGGAGACATGGATTAGTTTTATTTATCAGCTGCTTTTGGCGGCGATCATTACATATTGTGCATTTGGCTTTTGTGGGAGAGCTTTATTTTTAAGACAGCTGCTTTCCTTTTATGTAATGAGTTTTGCCTTTGCAGGGATTATGCTAGTTCTTTGGTATTTCTTGGCGCCAAAAGGTCTTTTTATTAAAAACAATGTCGTGTATTTTGATGTGCCTCCGGTTTTGTTTATTGTATTAGTCGGTGTTTGCTATTTTATCATGCGAATTTTTCACAGAATTACCGGCAGAGGAGCTGTAGCCAATATAGATGGGACTTTAGAACTTTCCTTTGACGGAGAAAAAAGGAAACTGCGGTGCAAAGTAGATACTGGATGCGCCTTAAAAGAACCATTTTCAGGATTGCCGGTGATTGTTGCCGAACGAAAAGCTTTGCCGCAGCTTCCGAAAACGCCGCCGCGTCCGATCCCTTTTTCCAGTGTTGGAGGAGACGGTCTTATGCGGGCGTGGAAACCCAGCGATGCACAGATTCTAATTGGAGAAAAAGAAAAAAAATTAGGCCCCTGCTATGTGGCCGTATCAGACAGCAAACTTTCCGGAGGAGATTACGAAGCGTTGATACCGCCGGAATTATTAGATGATTTTATGTAA
- the pheS gene encoding phenylalanyl-tRNA synthetase (alpha subunit) (Evidence 2a : Function from experimental evidences in other organisms; PubMedId : 811647, 2127701, 2492510, 12682299; Product type e : enzyme), which translates to MIKEDLEAIRQKVSDDLNGVNEQKPLDDLRVKYLGKKGELTAILKQMGKLSAEERPAVGQKANEIRSFIESELQKRSAELKKQELAHRLEHEAIDVTMPGKRQALGAKHPLSIGLDEIKEIFVGMGFDIVDGPEVETDYYNFEALNIPKNHPARDTQDTFYINENILLRTQTSPVQVRVMEKQKPPIRIISPGRVYRSDAVDATHSPIFHQIEGLVVDKGITFAHLKGTLETFVKRLYGEDSIVRFRPHHFPFTEPSAEVDVQCFHCHGEGCRLCKGEGWIEILGCGMVHPKVLANCGIDPEIYTGFALGMGLERVVMRRYQIDDMRLFYENDVRFLKQFG; encoded by the coding sequence ATGATCAAAGAGGATTTAGAGGCAATCCGTCAAAAGGTATCGGATGACCTCAACGGAGTCAATGAGCAAAAACCATTAGATGATCTGCGCGTAAAATACCTCGGCAAAAAAGGAGAACTCACTGCAATTCTGAAACAGATGGGAAAGCTTTCTGCCGAAGAACGTCCTGCAGTTGGACAGAAAGCAAACGAGATTCGTTCTTTTATCGAATCAGAATTACAAAAACGTTCTGCAGAATTAAAGAAGCAAGAGCTTGCACACCGTCTGGAGCATGAAGCAATCGATGTGACAATGCCTGGAAAACGCCAGGCACTTGGTGCCAAGCACCCGCTCTCTATTGGCCTTGATGAAATTAAAGAGATTTTTGTCGGCATGGGGTTTGATATCGTAGATGGTCCCGAAGTAGAAACTGACTACTATAACTTTGAAGCACTCAACATCCCTAAAAACCACCCGGCACGCGATACACAGGATACTTTTTACATCAACGAAAATATTCTGCTGCGTACCCAGACAAGCCCCGTACAGGTACGTGTGATGGAAAAGCAAAAGCCCCCTATCCGTATTATCAGCCCCGGTCGTGTCTACCGCAGTGATGCCGTCGATGCTACTCATTCCCCTATCTTTCATCAAATTGAAGGATTGGTCGTCGATAAAGGGATCACTTTTGCCCACCTGAAGGGAACCCTTGAGACTTTTGTAAAACGTCTTTATGGAGAAGACAGTATCGTACGTTTTCGTCCCCACCACTTCCCCTTCACTGAGCCTTCTGCTGAAGTAGATGTACAGTGCTTTCACTGCCACGGAGAAGGCTGCCGTCTCTGTAAAGGAGAAGGCTGGATTGAGATTCTGGGCTGCGGCATGGTCCATCCGAAAGTTTTGGCAAACTGCGGAATTGATCCGGAAATTTACACCGGATTTGCTCTCGGAATGGGACTGGAGCGTGTTGTTATGCGCCGCTACCAAATCGACGATATGCGCCTGTTCTATGAAAACGACGTACGATTCTTAAAACAATTCGGTTGA
- the rpsB gene encoding ribosomal protein S2 (Evidence 2a : Function from experimental evidences in other organisms; PubMedId : 9090122, 10675340, 12682299; Product type s : structure), whose product MSVVSMKQLLEAGVHFGHQTRRWNPKMAPYIFTERNGIYIIDLQKTVKKLEEAYNFIRDISADGKSVLFVGTKKQAQESVKEEAERAGAYYVNARWLGGMLTNFRTIRRRIDRLRQLQAMEEDGTFDLLPKKEVVKLKLEIEKLEKFLGGIKDMKALPGALFIVDPRKERIAVSEARKLHIPIVAIVDTNCDPDEIDYVIPGNDDAIRAVKLISATMANAVIEGHEGQQGAAEEQEKVEEGKDAE is encoded by the coding sequence ATGTCAGTCGTATCTATGAAACAGCTGCTTGAAGCAGGCGTCCATTTTGGACATCAGACCCGTCGCTGGAACCCGAAGATGGCTCCTTATATTTTTACGGAGCGTAATGGAATCTACATTATTGATCTCCAGAAGACTGTTAAAAAGTTGGAAGAGGCCTATAACTTTATTCGTGATATTTCTGCGGATGGGAAGAGCGTTTTGTTTGTCGGCACAAAGAAACAGGCTCAGGAGTCTGTAAAAGAAGAAGCTGAACGCGCTGGTGCTTACTATGTGAATGCTCGGTGGCTTGGCGGCATGCTCACAAACTTCCGTACCATTCGTCGTCGTATTGATCGTCTCCGTCAGCTCCAAGCAATGGAAGAGGACGGCACTTTCGATCTGCTCCCGAAGAAGGAAGTTGTTAAACTGAAGCTCGAAATCGAAAAATTGGAGAAATTCCTCGGTGGTATTAAAGACATGAAAGCTCTGCCGGGCGCACTCTTTATTGTTGATCCTCGCAAGGAACGCATTGCTGTTTCTGAAGCACGCAAGCTCCATATTCCGATTGTTGCAATCGTTGATACAAACTGTGATCCTGATGAAATCGACTATGTGATTCCGGGCAACGATGATGCAATTCGTGCTGTTAAGCTGATTTCTGCAACAATGGCAAACGCTGTAATTGAAGGCCATGAAGGCCAGCAGGGCGCTGCAGAAGAGCAGGAAAAAGTTGAAGAAGGCAAAGACGCAGAGTAA